Proteins found in one Cobetia sp. L2A1 genomic segment:
- a CDS encoding amino acid ABC transporter ATP-binding protein produces the protein MTSTNTAPQGRSTINHHDSERPTQHTSPSAAKDGKAQSSRIAVEANHIVKHYGELAVLHDVSLRVKEGTVTTIIGASGSGKSTLLRCMNLLERPDQGELSIADEHVRFDRNARGDIIGLDRRQIQRLRSKVAMVFQQFNLWPHLTVLGNVTEAPMRVKGLSRREATKVAEHYLERVGMLERADTYPAFLSGGQQQRVAIARALAMEPRVLLFDEPTSALDPERVSEVLAVIRSLADEGRTMLMVTHEMAFAREVSDQIVFLDQGRVGVVGSPAEVFEQTHHERCRHFIAPVA, from the coding sequence ATGACGTCCACGAACACTGCACCGCAGGGCCGATCGACGATCAACCACCATGACAGCGAGCGCCCAACGCAACACACCTCCCCCAGTGCTGCCAAGGATGGCAAGGCGCAGTCATCCAGGATAGCCGTCGAGGCCAACCATATCGTCAAGCATTATGGCGAGCTGGCCGTACTCCACGATGTCTCTCTGCGAGTCAAGGAAGGCACCGTCACGACCATCATCGGGGCGAGTGGCTCCGGAAAAAGTACCCTGCTCCGCTGCATGAATCTGCTGGAACGCCCTGATCAAGGTGAGCTATCAATTGCAGACGAACACGTGCGCTTTGATCGCAATGCGCGGGGCGACATCATCGGGTTGGATCGTCGCCAGATCCAGCGGCTGCGTTCCAAGGTCGCCATGGTCTTCCAGCAGTTCAACCTGTGGCCTCATCTGACCGTGCTGGGTAACGTCACTGAAGCGCCAATGCGGGTCAAGGGCTTGTCGCGGCGCGAGGCCACCAAGGTCGCTGAACACTATCTCGAACGGGTGGGCATGCTGGAACGTGCTGACACCTACCCCGCATTTCTCTCCGGTGGTCAGCAACAGCGCGTCGCCATTGCACGTGCATTGGCGATGGAACCACGCGTACTGCTCTTCGATGAACCGACCTCAGCGCTGGACCCCGAGCGCGTCAGTGAAGTACTGGCGGTGATTCGCAGCCTTGCCGATGAAGGTCGCACCATGCTGATGGTGACGCATGAGATGGCATTTGCCCGTGAAGTATCAGACCAGATCGTGTTCCTCGATCAAGGCAGGGTTGGTGTTGTCGGTAGCCCCGCCGAGGTGTTCGAACAGACACATCACGAACGCTGCCGACACTTCATTGCGCCAGTAGCCTGA